In a single window of the Brevinematales bacterium genome:
- a CDS encoding 50S ribosomal protein L28 codes for MSRKCDLCGKGPVTGNSVSHSHKKTRTRWVPNLRSINAMIDGKEKKIKICMDCLSAGKVNISYHRKKASTEIG; via the coding sequence ATGTCTAGAAAATGCGACCTTTGCGGCAAGGGGCCTGTAACCGGTAACTCGGTTTCGCACTCGCACAAAAAGACCCGGACTCGTTGGGTGCCCAACCTTCGCAGTATCAACGCAATGATTGACGGAAAGGAAAAGAAGATAAAGATATGTATGGATTGTTTAAGCGCCGGAAAGGTAAACATATCATATCATAGGAAAAAAGCCTCAACTGAAATCGGATAA